The following are from one region of the Ornithorhynchus anatinus isolate Pmale09 chromosome X1, mOrnAna1.pri.v4, whole genome shotgun sequence genome:
- the SMIM32 gene encoding small integral membrane protein 32 — protein MFGQFLNSTSVAGAHLVARPGPLYPNATQRPVGSSGFYLPTAKVLKEGEMSKADLVTYVVLFSFLLVTVSVIVLFINCQLKNSSFATLPYDRSLREARNPWRTQEV, from the coding sequence ATGTTCGGCCAATTCCTCAATTCGACCAGCGTGGCGGGAGCGCACCTGGTCGCTCGGCCCGGCCCCCTCTATCCCAATGCCACGCAGCGGCCCGTCGGCTCTTCGGGCTTCTATCTGCCGACGGCCAaggtcctgaaggaaggagaaatgagCAAGGCCGATCTGGTGACCTACGtggttctcttttccttcctgctcGTAACCGTGTCCGTAATCGTCCTTTTCATCAACTGCCAGTTGAAGAACTCCTCCTTCGCCACGTTACCTTACGACAGGTCTCTGAGAGAGGCCAGGAATCCGTGGAGAACCCAGGAGGTCTAg